The following are encoded in a window of Caretta caretta isolate rCarCar2 chromosome 19, rCarCar1.hap1, whole genome shotgun sequence genomic DNA:
- the YRDC gene encoding threonylcarbamoyl-AMP synthase: MTSSRLRAEAEAEVPPMLSARGRGALAGWARAAEGPLGGAGPGWAAGLRSLRRPLPLPGPGRRAAQSDPQGWRETLQATATVLREGGLVALPTDTVYGVACLAQSSPAIQKIYNLKGRLGGKPLAICLGEVEHIYRYCHVNVPEELLRDLLPGPVTLVLQRSEELNKDLNPFTSLVGIRIPNHPFIREVAQACSGPLALTSANISTQASTLTVSEFQDLWPQLSLVIDGGVIGDIQSPECRLGSTVVDLSVSGKYTIIRPGCALTPTVEILGKKYGLTSEPPSL, translated from the exons ATGACGTCATCGCGGCTCCGCGCGGAAGCGGAAGCGGAAGTTCCTCCTATGCTGAGCGCGCGCGGGCGGGGCGCGCTGGCCGGCTGGGCCCGCGCCGCTGAGGGGCCCCTGGGGGGCGCGGGGCCGGGATGGGCCGCGGGGCTGCGGAGCCTTCGCCGCCCGCTGCCGCTCCCCGGGCCCGGGCGCCGCGCGGCGCAGAGCGACCCGCAGG GCTGGCGGGAGACCCTCCAGGCCACCGCAACTGTCCTGCGGGAGGGCGGCCTCGTGGCGCTCCCCACCGACACCGTCTACGGAGTAGCGTGTCTGGCCCAGAGCTCCCCGGCCATCCAGAAGATCTATAACCTGAAAGGGCGACTTGGAGGCAAACCCCTGGCCATCTGCCTGGGCGAGGTGGAGCATATTTACAG GTACTGTCATGTCAATGTGCCAGAAGAGCTGCTACGGGACCTGCTCCCAGGACCTGTGACCCTGGTATTGCAGCGCTCAGAAGAACTCAATAAAGACCTGAACCCTTTCACATCG TTGGTTGGCATTCGTATTCCAAATCACCCTTTCATTAGGGAGGTGGCACAGGCTTGTTCAGGACCACTGGCTTTAACGAGCGCTAACATCAGTACTCAGGCGAGCACACTGACCGTCTCG GAATTCCAAGACCTTTGGCCTCAGTTGTCCCTGGTCATTGATGGAGGTGTAATTGGAGATATCCAGAGTCCAGAGTGTCGTCTGGGGTCAACTGTGGTCGACTTGTCTGTATCTGGGAAATACACCATTATTCGGCCTGGCTG TGCACTGACACCGACAGTTGAAATCCTGGGGAAGAAATACGGCTTGACATCAGAACCACCTTCTTTGTGA